A single region of the Anopheles funestus chromosome X, idAnoFuneDA-416_04, whole genome shotgun sequence genome encodes:
- the LOC125764481 gene encoding inositol polyphosphate-4-phosphatase type I A isoform X1 produces the protein MRFNKQELITLATQPSNKFEKEGPLHVTEKQEGFFRKTEDESQKPTNGRLGRKGLLKRQTPFSCIGSGSNQVSLERWCRLRGNLLFYFKSSDPFSEPQGCIVLEKYKCITPSAEQQEYDGYVFYLEFNDGLRQRFAANTQQERFEWMQAIGLAEYDIKRAQLKYLREQIDRHRGTIHDVDIDMLRLQTGKEIDLNEIPICESVISCDNLLCDGNGKPPNPSVVVQVTSNNRSSGWIKYGRTEVIERSSNPQFICTIAFRTCDGLHSESLIRFTAYDVREKVTQTAVPIGWAEISLGVIADTSRLRIPLRTQACGENAGFLTIATCTPDMERRNNPRSPMKSGLFSGLPIGENVPHQNQLQQQHQHQPLGHRRSQSLPPKLGIKLFIPPPSKIGLVFTNPSIHTYRLHSGLGGDISVLEVMLESYLCYIIPQQLLSVWIAREKELLQEISGMGELGGEWRQKQMELLDKHLKLLKDYSQAKQYLHQQQQRGRSFKPSCRKGDETLEFAPVNLHLQRMWAHNDTLKRAGILDVITVGAFTRHSGKSKTGGLIKLLHHVKESPSKSEGQHKVAAANDAVQAIKQLRKEIVEIMSQLLYLAKSKNPKGMLPLCNEMMTKTRALLNIWEPSLVEEAFAFIERHRIIDDTTVNAAAGEGDAGHREGGGLSVGGGTSAMSPFKKITQQLGALDLKSPELEDFSTPMGPAPDLWPQIRTSKSGTLSVPKAKMVPSPSSFELGDAIATIQSSFNQLQQEGLVQEGGDPHSMTYSLPSPCYLPTEQPSTSKATKSCGVSGGEVNVTFSETHFDINGEVTPSPVLQPAPSKPSASDHATTLGSLPNMGSSTLTANQLLENKNELLSNVYDEQGYLIENTAIVLGHNGAFLDTKVMSSSPSANYYRPTEEPEPLDLTQLNIEASVMCLVSKVKFLCGRCGSPAVRLRQPKGGPLGAMQRPTSIETLQTYVVTSQPLSLPHASAGTEPDTKAIAPSVEVPREEITQQTPGNESPTKPNISDVAMCGGIEMKPTTPHLSNSKDLNLALTQAVGEVARKVKKGNKFTDGLDLSATTDWALELRPSMKKLRQAMDGLLKTARLMHSVQRLQQDMKKTSATLAIMYRRDVCFSQALTSLVAGLMAKLWGQNVTENFINLLVHLGPLAYFEGLLSLYGNETDMWGDMSVAVEDLATVGFTLVRSNLHRDTKGAIPVPRVTGSRQALRVLLPVPESVFCHLPTKEAVSFRVTPVFFNIGINEKATVAETLGFTREQHRSNWDNYDRLKQYHSRYRKVPFNFVNPNCSASQDTPTKVGAYTTPQKELLVPDHTVAKFLDDMEAELRANGSKNYAILQLAEEITRAVQGLRFTSCKSAKDRTSMAVTLEQCRVLQQEFHLSAGNAQNVLNTMRSEGTRSDNTMKNVGTRKYAFNMPQVLSLPAVYRPPAGTYGKAQT, from the exons ATGCGGTTCAACAAACAAGAACTGATCACACTAGCGACGCAACCGAGCAACAAGTTCGAAAAGGAAGGCCCGCTACACGTAACGGAAAAGCAAGAAGGTTTCTTCCGCAAAACCGAAG ATGAATCACAAAAGCCCACGAACGGTCGGCTAGGCCGTAAGGGTTTATTAAAGCGTCAAACGCCATTCAGTTGCATCGGTAGTGGATCAAATCAAG TAAGCCTCGAAAGGTGGTGTCGGCTGCGTGGAAACTTACTGTTCTACTTTAAATCGAGTGATCCATTTTCTGAACCGCAAGGATGCATAGTGCTTGAAAAGTACAAGTGCATTACACCTAGCGCCGAGCAGCAGGAGTATGATGGTTACGTATTTTATTTAG aatttaATGATGGTTTAAGACAACGATTTGCTGCCAACACACAACAGGAACGCTTCGAGTGGATGCAAGCGATTGGGCTGGCGGAGTACGACatcaagcgagcgcagctcaaATATTTGCGGGAACAGATCGATCGTCATCGCGGCACTATTCACGATGTTGACATCGATATGTTGCGTTTGCAAACGGGGAAAGAGATTG ATTTAAACGAAATACCCATCTGCGAATCTGTAATCTCGTGCGATAATCTGCTGTGCGATGGTAATGGTAAGCCTCCGAACCCGTCCGTTGTGGTGCAGGTCACGTCGAACAATCGTTCGTCGGGCTGGATCAAGTACGGCCGGACGGAGGTGATCGAGCGTAGCTCCAACCCGCAGTTCATCTGCACCATTGCCTTTCGGACGTGTGACGGGTTGCACAGTGAGTCGCTGATACGCTTCACCGCGTATGACGTGCGGGAGAAGGTAACACAAACGGCCGTTCCGATTGGGTGGGCCGAAATATCGCTCGGCGTGATAGCGGATACGTCACGGCTGCGGATACCGTTGCGTACACAGGCGTGCGGTGAGAATGCTGGCTTTCTGACGATTGCAACCTGTACACCCGATATGGAACGACGGAACAATCCACGTTCACCAATGAAATCGGGCCTGTTTTCCGGCTTACCGATCGGTGAAAATGTGCCGCACCAAAATCagctacagcagcagcaccagcaccaacCGTTAGGTCATCGACGCTCACAATCGCTACCACCAAAGCTCGGCATAAAGCTTTTCATTCCACCTCCGTCGAAGATTGGGCTGGTCTTTACGAATCCAAGTATTCACACCTACCGGCTCCATTCCGGGCTTGGCGGTGACATTAGCGTGCTGGAGGTCATGCTCGAAAGCTACCTTTGCTACATCATCCCCCAGCAGCTGCTGTCCGTGTGGATCGCGCGCGAGAAGGAACTGCTGCAGGAAATCTCCGGCATGGGTGAGCTTGGGGGCGAGTGGCGCCAGAAGCAGATGGAGCTGCTCGACAAGCACCTGAAGCTGCTGAAGGATTACTCCCAGGCGAAACAGTACCtgcaccaacagcaacagcgcGGCCGATCCTTCAAACCTAGCTGCCGAAAGGGTGATGAAACGCTCGAGTTCGCCCCGGTCAATCTGCACCTGCAGCGCATGTGGGCCCACAACGATACGCTCAAACGTGCTGGTATACTGGACGTCATCACGGTCGGTGCGTTTACACGCCATTCGGGCAAATCGAAAACCGGTGGCCTTATCAAGCTGCTGCACCACGTCAAAGAGTCGCCGTCGAAGAGCGAAGGGCAGCACAAGGTGGCCGCCGCAAACGATGCGGTACAGGCGATCAAGCAGCTGCGCAAGGAAATCGTGGAAATTATGTCACAGCTACTATATCTGGCAAAGTCGAAAAACCCGAAAGGCATGCTACCACTCTGCAACGAGATGATGACGAAAACGCGCGCCCTGCTAAACATTTGGGAACCGAGCCTGGTCGAGGAAGCGTTCGCATTTATCGAGCGACATCGCATCATCGACGACACGACCGTTAATGCGGCTGCTGgcgagggtgatgcaggtcatcGGGAGGGTGGAGGACTGTCGGTTGGTGGCGGTACCTCAGCAATGTCACCGTTTAAGAAGATCACCCAGCAGCTCGGTGCGTTGGATCTGAAATCGCCCGAGCTGGAAGATTTTTCCACACCGATGGGACCGGCACCGGACCTTTGGCCTCAGATACGCACCAGCAAATCCGGTACGCTTAGTGTGCCGAAGGCGAAGATGGTACCATCCCCTTCTTCGTTTGAGCTTGGGGATGCGATCGCTACGATACAGAGCAGCTTTAATCAGTTGCAGCAGGAAGGTTTGGTACAGGAGGGAGGTGACCCGCACAGTATGACGTACTCGTTACCAAGCCCGTGCTATCTACCGACCGAGCAACCATCCACTTCCAAGGCAACGAAATCGTGTGGTGTGTCCGGTGGTGAGGTGAACGTCACGTTCAGTGAAACACATTTCGACATCAATGGTGAGGTAACACCAAGCCCGGTACTCCAGCCAGCCCCGTCGAAACCAAGCGCTTCCGATCACGCCACCACGCTGGGAAGTTTGCCGAATATGGGATCATCCACGCTAACGGCAAATCAATTGTTGGAGAACAAAAACGAACTGCTGTCGAACGTGTACGACGAACAGGGCTATCTGATCGAGAATACTGCCATCGTACTCGGCCACAATGGTGCGTTTCTCGATACGAAAGTGATGAGCTCGAGCCCGTCGGCCAACTATTACCGGCCGACGGAGGAACCAGAACCGCTAGATCTAACGCAGCTCAACATCGAGGCGAGCGTGATGTGTCTCGTCTCGAAGGTGAAGTTTCTGTGCGGTCGATGCGGTAGCCCGGCAGTACGGTTGCGACAGCCCAAAGGTGGACCGCTCGGTGCTATGCAACGACCGACCAGCATCGAAACGCTGCAAACGTACGTTGTTACGAGTCAACCGCTATCGTTACCGCACGCTAGCGCTGGTACCGAACCGGACACAAAAGCCATCGCACCCAGCGTCGAGGTACCGCGGGAAGAGATAACACAGCAAACGCCCGGTAACGAAAGCCCAACCAAACCGAACATTAGCGATGTGGCGATGTGTGGTGGTATTGAGATGAAACCGACCACGCCCCATCTAAGCAATAGCAAGGACCTTAATCTGGCCCTTACGCAGGCAGTCGGTGAGGTGGCCCGGAAGGTAAAGAAGGGTAACAAGTTTACGGACGGGTTGGATCTTTCGGCCACCACCGATTGGGCACTCGAGTTGCGACCCTCGATGAAGAAGCTGCGCCAGGCGATGGATGGGCTGTTGAAAACCGCCCGCCTAATGCATTCGGTACAGCGACTGCAGCAGGATATGAAGAAAACGAGCGCCACGCTTGCGATCATGTATCGGCGCGATGTGTGCTTCTCCCAGGCACTCACCTCCCTCGTCGCTGGCTTGATGGCGAAGCTCTGGGGTCAAAATGTGACGGAAAACTTCATCAACCTACTGGTCCATCTCGGTCCGCTCGCTTACTTCGAAGGGTTGCTTTCACTGTACGGCAACGAAACGGACATGTGGGGTGACATGAGTGTGGCAGTGGAAGATCTTGCCACCGTTGGGTTTACGCTCGTACGTAGCAATCTGCACCGTGACACGAAGGGTGCCATCCCCGTACCACGTGTGACCGGTTCGAGGCAAGCGTTGCGTGTGTTGCTCCCGGTACCGGAGTCGGTATTTTGCCATCTACCCACAAAAGAAGCGGTTAGCTTTCGCGTAACGCCCGTCTTCTTTAACATCGGCATCAACGAGAAGGCAACCGTAGCGGAAACGCTTGGTTTTACGCGCGAACAACATCGCTCGAACTGGGACAATTACGACCGGTTGAAGCAGTACCACAGCCGCTACCGTAAGGTGCCGTTTAACTTTGTCAATCCGAATTGTTCCGCTAGCCAGGATACACCGACGAAGGTGGGTGCGTATACCACGCCCCAGAAGGAGCTGCTAGTGCCGGACCATACGGTTGCAAAGTTTCTGGACGACATGGAGGCGGAACTGCGTGCGAATGGGTCGAAAAATTACGCCATACTGCAGCTGGCGGAGGAGATAACGCGCGCTGTTCAAGGGTTACGGTTTACATCGTGCAAAAGCGCCAAGGATCGCACCTCAATGGCGGTTACGCTCGAGCAGTGTCGGGTGTTGCAGCAGGAGTTTCATCTGTCCGCGGGCAATGCACAAAATGTGCTTAATACGATGCGCAG cgAGGGAACCCGATCGGATAATACGATGAAAAACGTAGGCACACGGAAGTACGCGTTCAACATGCCACAAGTGCTGTCGCTGCCAGCTGTTTATCGTCCTCCAGCCGGTACTTATGGAAAGGCTCAAACTTAG
- the LOC125764481 gene encoding inositol polyphosphate-4-phosphatase type I A isoform X2: MRFNKQELITLATQPSNKFEKEGPLHVTEKQEGFFRKTEVSLERWCRLRGNLLFYFKSSDPFSEPQGCIVLEKYKCITPSAEQQEYDGYVFYLEFNDGLRQRFAANTQQERFEWMQAIGLAEYDIKRAQLKYLREQIDRHRGTIHDVDIDMLRLQTGKEIDLNEIPICESVISCDNLLCDGNGKPPNPSVVVQVTSNNRSSGWIKYGRTEVIERSSNPQFICTIAFRTCDGLHSESLIRFTAYDVREKVTQTAVPIGWAEISLGVIADTSRLRIPLRTQACGENAGFLTIATCTPDMERRNNPRSPMKSGLFSGLPIGENVPHQNQLQQQHQHQPLGHRRSQSLPPKLGIKLFIPPPSKIGLVFTNPSIHTYRLHSGLGGDISVLEVMLESYLCYIIPQQLLSVWIAREKELLQEISGMGELGGEWRQKQMELLDKHLKLLKDYSQAKQYLHQQQQRGRSFKPSCRKGDETLEFAPVNLHLQRMWAHNDTLKRAGILDVITVGAFTRHSGKSKTGGLIKLLHHVKESPSKSEGQHKVAAANDAVQAIKQLRKEIVEIMSQLLYLAKSKNPKGMLPLCNEMMTKTRALLNIWEPSLVEEAFAFIERHRIIDDTTVNAAAGEGDAGHREGGGLSVGGGTSAMSPFKKITQQLGALDLKSPELEDFSTPMGPAPDLWPQIRTSKSGTLSVPKAKMVPSPSSFELGDAIATIQSSFNQLQQEGLVQEGGDPHSMTYSLPSPCYLPTEQPSTSKATKSCGVSGGEVNVTFSETHFDINGEVTPSPVLQPAPSKPSASDHATTLGSLPNMGSSTLTANQLLENKNELLSNVYDEQGYLIENTAIVLGHNGAFLDTKVMSSSPSANYYRPTEEPEPLDLTQLNIEASVMCLVSKVKFLCGRCGSPAVRLRQPKGGPLGAMQRPTSIETLQTYVVTSQPLSLPHASAGTEPDTKAIAPSVEVPREEITQQTPGNESPTKPNISDVAMCGGIEMKPTTPHLSNSKDLNLALTQAVGEVARKVKKGNKFTDGLDLSATTDWALELRPSMKKLRQAMDGLLKTARLMHSVQRLQQDMKKTSATLAIMYRRDVCFSQALTSLVAGLMAKLWGQNVTENFINLLVHLGPLAYFEGLLSLYGNETDMWGDMSVAVEDLATVGFTLVRSNLHRDTKGAIPVPRVTGSRQALRVLLPVPESVFCHLPTKEAVSFRVTPVFFNIGINEKATVAETLGFTREQHRSNWDNYDRLKQYHSRYRKVPFNFVNPNCSASQDTPTKVGAYTTPQKELLVPDHTVAKFLDDMEAELRANGSKNYAILQLAEEITRAVQGLRFTSCKSAKDRTSMAVTLEQCRVLQQEFHLSAGNAQNVLNTMRSEGTRSDNTMKNVGTRKYAFNMPQVLSLPAVYRPPAGTYGKAQT, translated from the exons ATGCGGTTCAACAAACAAGAACTGATCACACTAGCGACGCAACCGAGCAACAAGTTCGAAAAGGAAGGCCCGCTACACGTAACGGAAAAGCAAGAAGGTTTCTTCCGCAAAACCGAAG TAAGCCTCGAAAGGTGGTGTCGGCTGCGTGGAAACTTACTGTTCTACTTTAAATCGAGTGATCCATTTTCTGAACCGCAAGGATGCATAGTGCTTGAAAAGTACAAGTGCATTACACCTAGCGCCGAGCAGCAGGAGTATGATGGTTACGTATTTTATTTAG aatttaATGATGGTTTAAGACAACGATTTGCTGCCAACACACAACAGGAACGCTTCGAGTGGATGCAAGCGATTGGGCTGGCGGAGTACGACatcaagcgagcgcagctcaaATATTTGCGGGAACAGATCGATCGTCATCGCGGCACTATTCACGATGTTGACATCGATATGTTGCGTTTGCAAACGGGGAAAGAGATTG ATTTAAACGAAATACCCATCTGCGAATCTGTAATCTCGTGCGATAATCTGCTGTGCGATGGTAATGGTAAGCCTCCGAACCCGTCCGTTGTGGTGCAGGTCACGTCGAACAATCGTTCGTCGGGCTGGATCAAGTACGGCCGGACGGAGGTGATCGAGCGTAGCTCCAACCCGCAGTTCATCTGCACCATTGCCTTTCGGACGTGTGACGGGTTGCACAGTGAGTCGCTGATACGCTTCACCGCGTATGACGTGCGGGAGAAGGTAACACAAACGGCCGTTCCGATTGGGTGGGCCGAAATATCGCTCGGCGTGATAGCGGATACGTCACGGCTGCGGATACCGTTGCGTACACAGGCGTGCGGTGAGAATGCTGGCTTTCTGACGATTGCAACCTGTACACCCGATATGGAACGACGGAACAATCCACGTTCACCAATGAAATCGGGCCTGTTTTCCGGCTTACCGATCGGTGAAAATGTGCCGCACCAAAATCagctacagcagcagcaccagcaccaacCGTTAGGTCATCGACGCTCACAATCGCTACCACCAAAGCTCGGCATAAAGCTTTTCATTCCACCTCCGTCGAAGATTGGGCTGGTCTTTACGAATCCAAGTATTCACACCTACCGGCTCCATTCCGGGCTTGGCGGTGACATTAGCGTGCTGGAGGTCATGCTCGAAAGCTACCTTTGCTACATCATCCCCCAGCAGCTGCTGTCCGTGTGGATCGCGCGCGAGAAGGAACTGCTGCAGGAAATCTCCGGCATGGGTGAGCTTGGGGGCGAGTGGCGCCAGAAGCAGATGGAGCTGCTCGACAAGCACCTGAAGCTGCTGAAGGATTACTCCCAGGCGAAACAGTACCtgcaccaacagcaacagcgcGGCCGATCCTTCAAACCTAGCTGCCGAAAGGGTGATGAAACGCTCGAGTTCGCCCCGGTCAATCTGCACCTGCAGCGCATGTGGGCCCACAACGATACGCTCAAACGTGCTGGTATACTGGACGTCATCACGGTCGGTGCGTTTACACGCCATTCGGGCAAATCGAAAACCGGTGGCCTTATCAAGCTGCTGCACCACGTCAAAGAGTCGCCGTCGAAGAGCGAAGGGCAGCACAAGGTGGCCGCCGCAAACGATGCGGTACAGGCGATCAAGCAGCTGCGCAAGGAAATCGTGGAAATTATGTCACAGCTACTATATCTGGCAAAGTCGAAAAACCCGAAAGGCATGCTACCACTCTGCAACGAGATGATGACGAAAACGCGCGCCCTGCTAAACATTTGGGAACCGAGCCTGGTCGAGGAAGCGTTCGCATTTATCGAGCGACATCGCATCATCGACGACACGACCGTTAATGCGGCTGCTGgcgagggtgatgcaggtcatcGGGAGGGTGGAGGACTGTCGGTTGGTGGCGGTACCTCAGCAATGTCACCGTTTAAGAAGATCACCCAGCAGCTCGGTGCGTTGGATCTGAAATCGCCCGAGCTGGAAGATTTTTCCACACCGATGGGACCGGCACCGGACCTTTGGCCTCAGATACGCACCAGCAAATCCGGTACGCTTAGTGTGCCGAAGGCGAAGATGGTACCATCCCCTTCTTCGTTTGAGCTTGGGGATGCGATCGCTACGATACAGAGCAGCTTTAATCAGTTGCAGCAGGAAGGTTTGGTACAGGAGGGAGGTGACCCGCACAGTATGACGTACTCGTTACCAAGCCCGTGCTATCTACCGACCGAGCAACCATCCACTTCCAAGGCAACGAAATCGTGTGGTGTGTCCGGTGGTGAGGTGAACGTCACGTTCAGTGAAACACATTTCGACATCAATGGTGAGGTAACACCAAGCCCGGTACTCCAGCCAGCCCCGTCGAAACCAAGCGCTTCCGATCACGCCACCACGCTGGGAAGTTTGCCGAATATGGGATCATCCACGCTAACGGCAAATCAATTGTTGGAGAACAAAAACGAACTGCTGTCGAACGTGTACGACGAACAGGGCTATCTGATCGAGAATACTGCCATCGTACTCGGCCACAATGGTGCGTTTCTCGATACGAAAGTGATGAGCTCGAGCCCGTCGGCCAACTATTACCGGCCGACGGAGGAACCAGAACCGCTAGATCTAACGCAGCTCAACATCGAGGCGAGCGTGATGTGTCTCGTCTCGAAGGTGAAGTTTCTGTGCGGTCGATGCGGTAGCCCGGCAGTACGGTTGCGACAGCCCAAAGGTGGACCGCTCGGTGCTATGCAACGACCGACCAGCATCGAAACGCTGCAAACGTACGTTGTTACGAGTCAACCGCTATCGTTACCGCACGCTAGCGCTGGTACCGAACCGGACACAAAAGCCATCGCACCCAGCGTCGAGGTACCGCGGGAAGAGATAACACAGCAAACGCCCGGTAACGAAAGCCCAACCAAACCGAACATTAGCGATGTGGCGATGTGTGGTGGTATTGAGATGAAACCGACCACGCCCCATCTAAGCAATAGCAAGGACCTTAATCTGGCCCTTACGCAGGCAGTCGGTGAGGTGGCCCGGAAGGTAAAGAAGGGTAACAAGTTTACGGACGGGTTGGATCTTTCGGCCACCACCGATTGGGCACTCGAGTTGCGACCCTCGATGAAGAAGCTGCGCCAGGCGATGGATGGGCTGTTGAAAACCGCCCGCCTAATGCATTCGGTACAGCGACTGCAGCAGGATATGAAGAAAACGAGCGCCACGCTTGCGATCATGTATCGGCGCGATGTGTGCTTCTCCCAGGCACTCACCTCCCTCGTCGCTGGCTTGATGGCGAAGCTCTGGGGTCAAAATGTGACGGAAAACTTCATCAACCTACTGGTCCATCTCGGTCCGCTCGCTTACTTCGAAGGGTTGCTTTCACTGTACGGCAACGAAACGGACATGTGGGGTGACATGAGTGTGGCAGTGGAAGATCTTGCCACCGTTGGGTTTACGCTCGTACGTAGCAATCTGCACCGTGACACGAAGGGTGCCATCCCCGTACCACGTGTGACCGGTTCGAGGCAAGCGTTGCGTGTGTTGCTCCCGGTACCGGAGTCGGTATTTTGCCATCTACCCACAAAAGAAGCGGTTAGCTTTCGCGTAACGCCCGTCTTCTTTAACATCGGCATCAACGAGAAGGCAACCGTAGCGGAAACGCTTGGTTTTACGCGCGAACAACATCGCTCGAACTGGGACAATTACGACCGGTTGAAGCAGTACCACAGCCGCTACCGTAAGGTGCCGTTTAACTTTGTCAATCCGAATTGTTCCGCTAGCCAGGATACACCGACGAAGGTGGGTGCGTATACCACGCCCCAGAAGGAGCTGCTAGTGCCGGACCATACGGTTGCAAAGTTTCTGGACGACATGGAGGCGGAACTGCGTGCGAATGGGTCGAAAAATTACGCCATACTGCAGCTGGCGGAGGAGATAACGCGCGCTGTTCAAGGGTTACGGTTTACATCGTGCAAAAGCGCCAAGGATCGCACCTCAATGGCGGTTACGCTCGAGCAGTGTCGGGTGTTGCAGCAGGAGTTTCATCTGTCCGCGGGCAATGCACAAAATGTGCTTAATACGATGCGCAG cgAGGGAACCCGATCGGATAATACGATGAAAAACGTAGGCACACGGAAGTACGCGTTCAACATGCCACAAGTGCTGTCGCTGCCAGCTGTTTATCGTCCTCCAGCCGGTACTTATGGAAAGGCTCAAACTTAG